In Numida meleagris isolate 19003 breed g44 Domestic line chromosome 18, NumMel1.0, whole genome shotgun sequence, one DNA window encodes the following:
- the LOC110407867 gene encoding C-C motif chemokine 13-like, giving the protein MAKAAGAFCVLLLLTALCCQSMAQRAPAVPDKCCFNFHTRRIKMDNIVACYATSPQCPHRAVIFRVKNGKEICTPADRMWVKRCQQRFQVNSYSIPS; this is encoded by the exons ATGGCCAAGGCAGCTGGGGCCTTCTGTGTCCTTCTCCTCCTCACTGCGCTGTGCTGCCAGAGCATGGCTCAGA GAGCACCGGCTGTGCCTGACAAGTGCTGCTTCAACTTCCATACCAGAAGGATCAAAATGGACAACATCGTCGCCTGCTATGCCACCAGCCCCCAGTGCCCGCACCGGGCTGTGAT CTTCAGGGTGAAGAATGGCAAGGAGATCTGCACCCCAGCAGACAGGATGTGGGTGAAGAGGTGCCAGCAGAGGTTCCAGGTCAACTCCTATTCCATCCCCAGCTAG
- the CCL1 gene encoding C-C motif chemokine 1, with product MKVFSLAMVTLLLAAVWTESWGKSFRSPYSSCCYKNMFIKKEINTSLINSYRETPPNCSRRAIIVELKKGKKFCVDPAEGWVQQYLQRKKLSNTST from the exons ATGAAGGTCTTCTCCTTGGCTATGGTCACTCTGCTGCTCGCTGCTGTCTGGACTGAGAGCTGGGGCAAGTCCT TCCGCAGCCCCTACAGCTCCTGCTGCTACAAGAACATGTTCATCAAGAAGGAAATCAATACCTCACTCATCAACAGCTATCGGGAAACACCCCCAAACTGCTCCCGCAGAGCCATTAT CGTGGAGctgaagaaggggaagaagttCTGTGTGGACCCTGCAGAGGGCTGGGTTCAGCAGTacctgcagagaaagaagctgAGCAACACCTCAACGTGA
- the LOC110407869 gene encoding C-C motif chemokine 3-like, which produces MKGSAAALAALLLLALCSSAVAHLDGVSTTCCSTYIQHPIPSNFIASAFPTSRKCRLPGVILVTKKGREICANPKESWVQKRLELFQNQEN; this is translated from the exons ATGAAGGGCTCCGCAGCCGCCCTGGCcgctctgctcctcctggccCTCTGCTCCTCAGCCGTGGCCCATCTGG ACGGCGTCTCCACAACCTGCTGCTCCACCTACATTCAACATCCCATCCCAAGCAACTTCATCGCATCTGCCTTCCCCACCAGCAGAAAATGCCGCCTGCCGGGGGTGAT cctggtCACCAAGAAGGGGAGGGAGATATGCGCAAACCCCAAGGAGTCCTGGGTGCAGAAACGCCTGGAACTCTTCCAGAACCAAGAAAACTGA
- the LOC110407866 gene encoding C-C motif chemokine 4-like isoform X2: MKGSVAALAALLLLALCSLAVDSSPVYGDPPTACCYSYVSRPIRYRLITAVYVLSSACPQPAVILVTKKGKQICADPKHFWVQALLELFQNRITAIPAAVKEVKMQR; this comes from the exons ATGAAGGGCTCTGTAGCAGCCCTGGCcgctctgctcctcctggccCTCTGCTCCTTGGCTGTGGACTCCTCTCCTGTTTATG GTGACCCCCCCACAGCATGCTGCTACAGCTATGTGTCACGCCCCATCCGTTACAGACTCATTACTGCTGTCTATGTCCTTAGCAGCGCCTGCCCCCAGCCAGCAGTGAT cctggtCACCAAGAAGGGGAAGCAGATATGCGCAGACCCAAAGCACTTCTGGGTGCAGGCGCTCCTGGAGCTCTTCCAGAACAGAATAACTGCTATCCCAGCTGCTGTGAAGgaagtgaaaatgcagagatga
- the LOC110407866 gene encoding C-C motif chemokine 4-like isoform X1, translated as MKGSVAALAALLLLALCSLAVDSSPVYGRGDPPTACCYSYVSRPIRYRLITAVYVLSSACPQPAVILVTKKGKQICADPKHFWVQALLELFQNRITAIPAAVKEVKMQR; from the exons ATGAAGGGCTCTGTAGCAGCCCTGGCcgctctgctcctcctggccCTCTGCTCCTTGGCTGTGGACTCCTCTCCTGTTTATGGTAGGG GTGACCCCCCCACAGCATGCTGCTACAGCTATGTGTCACGCCCCATCCGTTACAGACTCATTACTGCTGTCTATGTCCTTAGCAGCGCCTGCCCCCAGCCAGCAGTGAT cctggtCACCAAGAAGGGGAAGCAGATATGCGCAGACCCAAAGCACTTCTGGGTGCAGGCGCTCCTGGAGCTCTTCCAGAACAGAATAACTGCTATCCCAGCTGCTGTGAAGgaagtgaaaatgcagagatga
- the LOC110407897 gene encoding PHD finger protein 7-like, with protein MPLERGDVQGPPADVALPQGQALRAALYRFRCPLCQDMQTFQAEMYRLGIKIPDRDAAWEEDGAFEDLLQRHSSCDASLCLCPQGREQSEDVGPWRLLLCSSCGSSGTHQLCSAIGEDTENWECSGCSGVGTAPSGSAPV; from the exons ATGCCTCTCGAGAGGGGCGATGTGCAGGGCCCCCCAGCTGATGTTGCCCTTCCCCAGGGCCAAGCTCTGCGCGCTGCCCTGTACCGCTTCCGCTGCCCGCTCTGCCAGGACATGCAGACCTTCCAGGCAGAGATGTACCGCCTCGGCATCAAAATCCCTGACAG GGATGCAGCCTGGGAAGAGGATGGAGCCTTTGAAGACCTCTTGCAGAGGCACAGCTCCTGCGATgccagcctgtgcctgtgccccCAGGGACGGGAGCAGTCGGAGGACGTGGG GCCctggaggctgctgctctgcagctcctgcggTTCCTCTGGGacccaccagctctgctccgCCATCGGAGAAGACACCGAGAACTGGGAGTGCAGCGGCTGCAGTGGTGTGGGCACCG CCCCTTCAGGATCAGCCCCGGTGTAG